A stretch of the Vulcanisaeta souniana JCM 11219 genome encodes the following:
- a CDS encoding penicillin acylase family protein — MNRVVYGLVLSVIGLVVIIALAIIPISIMAPLYQVLNPGTGIWVNKLPSLSIGCHEISINVNGNIATVVICVTPDGFIRIASNQTWAVFYEQGYLTAKYRLAQIYFMSMMTMGNLSSLLGPSMLPNDEFFRVLLTPQVTEEIVNSLNKSSFTYEALYYYTLGVNAYVNSLSLGDKPIIFKVLGFNPPPWTMEDTFAIQQLLTWSLSGTADQLPFTVALLKMPPQVIYAFYPAYPSSIQYPVYPESWNLGIYNTTGNMKYLNLYSLNPPPPGITRQEFLNAVDEAIRFYLEGDTAFRDSLVSKLLPGINPFEHFVIGLTDEGSNNWVAVSPNGQAFLANDPHLTTTVPSIWIGFQLVGPGMNVVGVDFPGVPGVILGHNPYIAWGATDAEPQVVYYYVEVTSPDHPGEYYYDGSWIPFEVIHEKIYVKGVGYVPYNIYLARNGVVIANYSDVVIVMNWTGMYPTDEGATFLYFDIARNLSDFLNALSYFKVGIQNFAYADKYGNIGIFAWGLYPVVMGGDPRAVMLGNGSYGWVDFIPTQYQPYVLNPPSHFALSANEILVSPNYPYYVGWVFESGFRADEIYTLLSQFESEGNITYASMEAIQLNVHDYSTNLFLPPLLNALSTHLSQLTPIEVEAYELLRNWDGDFTTNSAAATIYYFWLWNYLNDTFMPWFQYYNITPADGLGQFSLFLGPDAAFHGPLALDLANWTNNYPNIQWFNDPTTGQERNATIVMLLAFNQTIMELMRELGPNPSTWYWGRVHYRELTSFFSVNALSVGPFPAPGDCNTINAAYGLVSNEGPSWRQIVNMAGPLSGVGVYPGGISENPLSPLYNDTTKYWLVGQYYTLIPQSLPQYFYYLYLPNTTLPG, encoded by the coding sequence ATGAATCGGGTAGTCTATGGGCTTGTTTTATCAGTTATTGGGCTCGTTGTAATTATTGCACTTGCAATAATACCAATAAGTATTATGGCTCCACTGTATCAAGTGCTTAATCCCGGCACAGGCATATGGGTTAATAAACTACCATCCCTTAGTATTGGTTGTCACGAAATCTCAATTAATGTAAACGGTAATATTGCAACCGTAGTTATTTGCGTAACACCTGATGGTTTCATCAGGATCGCCTCAAACCAAACCTGGGCAGTATTTTATGAGCAGGGGTATTTAACCGCTAAGTATAGGCTTGCTCAGATATATTTTATGTCCATGATGACCATGGGTAATCTATCCTCGCTACTCGGTCCATCCATGTTGCCAAATGATGAGTTCTTCAGGGTTTTACTAACACCCCAGGTTACCGAGGAGATTGTTAATTCATTGAATAAGTCGAGTTTCACCTATGAGGCACTTTATTACTATACGCTTGGTGTTAACGCCTATGTTAATTCACTAAGCCTAGGTGATAAGCCCATAATCTTTAAGGTGCTTGGTTTTAACCCACCACCGTGGACCATGGAGGATACCTTTGCCATACAGCAATTACTTACTTGGTCATTGAGTGGTACAGCCGATCAACTACCATTTACAGTGGCGCTCCTTAAAATGCCACCGCAGGTTATCTATGCATTCTATCCTGCATACCCATCGTCAATTCAGTACCCCGTGTATCCCGAGAGTTGGAACTTAGGTATTTATAATACCACGGGTAACATGAAGTACCTAAACCTGTACTCATTAAATCCACCGCCTCCTGGCATTACAAGGCAAGAGTTCCTTAATGCTGTTGACGAGGCAATAAGGTTTTACCTGGAGGGCGACACCGCATTTAGGGATTCATTAGTTAGTAAACTTCTGCCTGGCATAAACCCATTCGAGCACTTTGTAATAGGTTTAACCGATGAGGGTAGTAATAATTGGGTTGCAGTATCGCCAAATGGACAAGCGTTTCTGGCTAATGACCCGCATTTAACCACGACAGTGCCATCTATATGGATAGGCTTTCAATTAGTTGGGCCTGGCATGAATGTCGTTGGTGTTGACTTTCCTGGAGTACCCGGCGTAATACTTGGTCATAACCCATACATTGCCTGGGGTGCCACTGATGCAGAGCCTCAGGTGGTTTATTACTATGTCGAGGTCACGAGCCCAGATCACCCAGGCGAGTATTACTATGATGGTTCCTGGATACCCTTTGAGGTAATTCATGAGAAGATCTATGTCAAGGGTGTTGGTTATGTGCCATACAATATTTACCTGGCACGTAATGGTGTGGTCATTGCCAACTATAGTGACGTCGTTATCGTGATGAATTGGACAGGCATGTACCCGACAGATGAGGGCGCCACATTCCTATACTTTGATATTGCGAGGAATCTCTCAGACTTTCTAAATGCCCTATCCTACTTCAAGGTTGGTATTCAGAATTTCGCATACGCCGATAAATACGGTAACATTGGTATATTCGCCTGGGGATTATACCCGGTGGTCATGGGTGGTGATCCAAGGGCGGTAATGCTCGGTAATGGGTCATATGGCTGGGTCGACTTCATACCAACTCAATACCAGCCCTACGTACTAAACCCACCGTCACACTTTGCATTGTCCGCAAATGAGATACTTGTATCACCAAATTACCCGTACTACGTAGGTTGGGTCTTTGAGAGCGGCTTCAGGGCTGACGAGATCTACACATTATTGTCACAGTTTGAGAGTGAGGGTAACATAACCTATGCATCAATGGAGGCAATACAGCTTAACGTCCATGATTACTCCACGAACCTATTCCTACCACCGTTACTCAATGCCCTATCCACACATCTCAGTCAATTAACACCAATCGAGGTCGAGGCATACGAATTATTGAGAAATTGGGACGGAGACTTCACGACTAACTCGGCCGCAGCTACGATATATTACTTCTGGCTTTGGAATTACCTAAATGACACCTTCATGCCCTGGTTCCAATACTACAACATAACTCCAGCTGACGGCCTAGGTCAATTCTCACTATTCCTAGGTCCAGATGCCGCGTTCCATGGACCATTGGCACTAGACCTAGCTAATTGGACCAATAACTATCCAAACATTCAGTGGTTTAACGACCCAACAACGGGTCAGGAGAGAAACGCTACAATAGTCATGCTACTGGCATTCAACCAAACAATAATGGAGCTGATGCGTGAACTAGGTCCAAACCCATCGACTTGGTACTGGGGTAGGGTTCATTATAGGGAATTGACAAGCTTCTTCAGCGTTAATGCGCTATCCGTTGGTCCATTCCCAGCACCTGGTGATTGCAATACAATAAATGCTGCCTACGGTCTGGTATCCAATGAAGGACCAAGCTGGCGCCAAATAGTCAACATGGCTGGCCCGCTCAGCGGTGTCGGTGTTTATCCAGGCGGTATCTCTGAGAATCCGCTGAGCCCGTTATATAATGACACGACTAAGTACTGGCTCGTCGGTCAGTACTACACATTAATACCACAGAGCCTTCCGCAATACTTCTACTACCTATACCTACCAAATACCACATTACCAGGGTGA
- a CDS encoding crotonase/enoyl-CoA hydratase family protein, translated as MGYRNIIVEVRDHVFMVTISRPERRNAIDADTAEELYRAWTYFDNNPGLYVGVITGTGGNFSSGADLYDIDRLVNRVSNPEGPLGLTRLRLSKPVIAAVSGYCVAGGLEIVLWADLRVADRTARFGFLERRFGVPLVDGGTQRLVRIVGLGRALDLVLTGRLISAEEAYQWGLVNYLVDEGKALDKAIEIAELISEYPQETLRNDRLAVYEGLGKPLSEGLIIEMNYGLRSIRTGEIYEGVKRFRDGVGRHGDLHIK; from the coding sequence ATGGGTTATAGGAATATTATTGTTGAGGTGAGGGATCACGTCTTCATGGTCACTATTAGTAGGCCTGAACGTAGGAACGCCATCGACGCTGACACTGCGGAGGAACTTTACAGGGCCTGGACGTACTTCGATAATAACCCTGGCCTCTACGTAGGCGTAATAACAGGGACTGGCGGTAACTTTAGCTCCGGGGCTGACCTCTACGACATTGACAGATTAGTAAATAGGGTGTCTAATCCCGAGGGACCACTGGGTCTCACTAGGCTTAGGCTTTCTAAGCCCGTTATAGCCGCAGTAAGTGGTTACTGCGTTGCCGGTGGCCTTGAGATTGTCCTGTGGGCTGATCTTAGGGTTGCCGATAGGACTGCTAGGTTTGGTTTCCTGGAAAGGAGGTTTGGTGTACCGCTGGTTGATGGTGGTACCCAGAGGCTTGTAAGGATTGTGGGGCTTGGTAGAGCCCTTGATTTAGTACTGACTGGGCGATTGATAAGTGCCGAGGAGGCTTACCAATGGGGCTTGGTTAATTACTTGGTTGATGAGGGTAAGGCCCTTGATAAGGCCATTGAGATTGCGGAATTAATTAGTGAGTATCCTCAGGAGACCCTTAGGAATGATAGGCTCGCCGTGTACGAGGGCTTGGGTAAGCCATTGAGCGAGGGTTTAATCATTGAGATGAATTATGGATTAAGGTCGATAAGGACGGGTGAAATATACGAGGGCGTGAAGCGATTTAGAGATGGAGTAGGAAGGCACGGTGATTTACATATTAAGTAA